In a single window of the Saccharothrix australiensis genome:
- a CDS encoding TetR/AcrR family transcriptional regulator C-terminal domain-containing protein yields the protein MTKSQGRLDQDAVVRAALALLDELGADGVSIRGIADRLGVRMNTVLWHAKTKARLLELMADAIVADVSLDGLPDHWRDRARELAHRYRRALLAHRDGARVVAGTYAAEPATLGLAEALVDALSRGGCPDREAVWTCWSIVYFVLGLVQEEQAAPHAAGDRFAALVAEGDYPALRRVLPHLRDTSFDERFEFGLGMVLDGCV from the coding sequence GTGACCAAGAGTCAAGGACGGCTCGACCAGGACGCCGTCGTGCGGGCGGCGTTGGCCCTGCTGGACGAACTGGGTGCCGACGGGGTGTCCATCCGGGGCATCGCGGACCGCCTCGGCGTCCGCATGAACACCGTGCTCTGGCACGCCAAGACCAAGGCGCGGCTGCTGGAGCTGATGGCGGACGCGATCGTCGCCGACGTCTCCCTGGACGGGCTGCCCGACCACTGGCGCGACCGGGCCCGCGAACTGGCCCACCGCTACCGCCGCGCCCTGCTCGCGCACCGCGACGGCGCGCGGGTCGTGGCGGGCACCTACGCCGCCGAGCCGGCGACCCTCGGCCTGGCCGAGGCGCTCGTCGACGCGCTGTCGCGCGGCGGGTGCCCCGACCGGGAGGCGGTCTGGACCTGCTGGTCCATCGTCTACTTCGTGCTGGGCCTGGTGCAGGAGGAGCAGGCGGCGCCGCACGCCGCCGGCGACCGGTTCGCCGCCCTCGTCGCCGAGGGCGACTACCCGGCGTTGAGGCGGGTGCTGCCCCACCTGCGGGACACGTCCTTCGACGAGCGTTTCGAGTTCGGTCTCGGGATGGTGTTGGACGGGTGTGTTTGA
- a CDS encoding FAD-dependent monooxygenase, which produces MEQVVIVGAGPVGLWLAAELRLGGAAVTVLESRPERDPHSKALTVHPRTIEVLAFRGVADRFLAEGVRIPDGHFGGLDSRMDFGGLDTPFPFTLALPQARTEELLAEHARSVGARVRRGHRVTGLTQTADAVSVEVEGPAGPYVLDAGYVVGCDGTRSTVRAAAGIAFPGTDTTTWGWLGDVVLDDPPPGAVLDASGPRGGVMVVALPGGVHRFVGCDPGGHRADWPGDLTLDELRATVTSITGTDFGMRDPVWLSRFGNATRQAERYRSGRVLLAGDAAHMHFPTGGVGLNVGVQDATNLGWKLAATVTGRASDDLLDTYHAERHPVGADLLVATRAQTALMTSFTPETRALRSLLGDLIATVPEFSRDLAERLSALAVAYPPTTADAHPLTGKRAPDLRFRDGTGLFGLLRAGRHVLLDLADDDRAVPDVGITTHRAPLAEARDDWEGVRFALIRPDGHVAWAGADITPVAREAASSCRA; this is translated from the coding sequence GTGGAGCAGGTCGTCATCGTCGGCGCGGGACCGGTCGGACTGTGGTTGGCCGCGGAGCTGCGCCTGGGTGGTGCGGCGGTCACCGTGCTGGAGAGCAGGCCGGAACGCGATCCGCACTCGAAGGCGCTCACCGTGCACCCGCGCACGATCGAGGTCCTGGCGTTCCGGGGCGTCGCGGACCGCTTCCTCGCGGAAGGCGTGCGAATCCCCGACGGGCACTTCGGCGGGTTGGACAGCCGGATGGACTTCGGCGGGTTGGACACGCCCTTCCCGTTCACGCTCGCGCTGCCCCAGGCCCGCACCGAGGAACTGCTCGCCGAGCACGCGCGGTCGGTCGGCGCGCGGGTTCGGCGCGGGCACCGCGTCACGGGGCTGACGCAGACCGCTGACGCCGTGTCCGTCGAGGTCGAGGGCCCGGCAGGGCCGTACGTGCTGGACGCCGGGTACGTCGTCGGGTGCGACGGGACGCGCAGCACCGTCCGCGCGGCCGCCGGCATCGCGTTCCCCGGCACGGACACCACCACGTGGGGCTGGCTCGGCGACGTCGTCCTCGACGACCCGCCGCCGGGCGCGGTGCTCGACGCGTCCGGTCCGCGCGGCGGCGTGATGGTCGTGGCGCTGCCCGGCGGCGTGCACCGGTTCGTCGGCTGCGACCCCGGCGGCCACCGCGCCGACTGGCCAGGCGACCTCACCCTGGACGAGTTGCGCGCTACCGTCACGAGCATCACCGGCACCGACTTCGGGATGCGCGACCCGGTGTGGCTCTCGCGGTTCGGCAACGCCACCCGCCAGGCCGAGCGGTACCGCAGCGGTCGGGTCCTGCTCGCCGGCGACGCGGCGCACATGCACTTCCCGACCGGGGGAGTGGGGCTGAACGTCGGCGTGCAGGACGCCACGAACCTCGGCTGGAAGCTGGCCGCCACCGTGACCGGGCGGGCGTCGGACGACCTGCTGGACACCTACCACGCCGAGCGCCACCCCGTCGGCGCGGACCTGCTGGTCGCCACGCGGGCGCAGACCGCGTTGATGACGTCCTTCACGCCCGAGACACGAGCCCTGCGCAGCCTGCTCGGCGACCTGATCGCCACCGTGCCCGAGTTCTCCCGCGACCTCGCCGAGCGCCTGTCCGCGCTCGCCGTCGCCTACCCGCCCACCACCGCGGACGCCCACCCCCTCACGGGGAAGCGCGCGCCGGACCTGAGGTTCCGCGACGGCACCGGCCTGTTCGGGCTGCTCCGCGCCGGGCGGCACGTCCTGCTCGACCTCGCCGACGACGACCGGGCGGTCCCGGACGTCGGGATCACCACGCATCGCGCCCCGCTGGCCGAGGCGCGTGACGACTGGGAGGGCGTCCGGTTCGCGCTCATCCGCCCGGACGGGCACGTGGCGTGGGCGGGTGCCGACATCACACCCGTGGCACGCGAGGCCGCGTCGAGTTGTCGCGCCTGA
- a CDS encoding response regulator gives MTTRVLIADDQPLIRAGLVALFTAAPGFTVVGEAGDGEQAVAVTAATRPDVVLMDIRMPVLDGIAATRAILAGPADPAPQVIVLTTFDLPEYVYTALGEGASGFLLKDTPPDRIISAVRAISAGDILLAPAITQRLIETYADRHRTTAADHAPLSELTARETEILRLVAHGLTNQEIAHRLVLSEATVKTHVKRMMAKLRLNSRAQAVVAAYESGLVTPRARREG, from the coding sequence ATGACCACGCGCGTGCTGATCGCCGACGACCAGCCGCTGATCCGGGCCGGCCTCGTCGCCCTGTTCACGGCCGCGCCGGGCTTCACGGTCGTCGGTGAGGCGGGCGACGGCGAGCAGGCCGTGGCCGTGACCGCGGCGACCCGGCCCGACGTCGTCCTCATGGACATCCGGATGCCCGTCCTCGACGGCATCGCGGCGACCCGCGCCATCCTGGCCGGCCCGGCCGACCCGGCGCCGCAGGTCATCGTGCTCACGACGTTCGACCTGCCCGAGTACGTCTACACCGCGCTCGGCGAAGGCGCGTCCGGCTTCCTGCTCAAGGACACCCCGCCCGACCGCATCATCTCGGCGGTGCGCGCCATCAGCGCGGGCGACATCCTCCTCGCGCCCGCCATCACCCAGCGCCTGATCGAGACCTACGCCGACCGGCACCGCACCACCGCCGCCGACCACGCGCCGCTGTCGGAGCTGACCGCGCGGGAGACCGAGATCCTGCGCCTCGTCGCGCACGGCCTGACCAACCAGGAGATCGCGCACCGCCTCGTCCTGAGCGAGGCGACGGTCAAGACGCACGTGAAGCGCATGATGGCGAAGCTCCGCCTCAACAGCCGCGCCCAGGCCGTCGTGGCGGCCTACGAATCCGGTCTCGTCACGCCGCGCGCGAGGAGGGAGGGGTGA
- a CDS encoding sensor histidine kinase: MRSQPIAVDALLATVVAGLSTTTAVTRGVSDPAALVLVGLTAAPLALRQRAPVATMGVALGALGACAVIGEDLAAAGGFGVLVAMFTVATLRPRPVAAAVFAATTLVVWAAHLRLSADGTWSAAALSTVVVLTAWVLGESTRSWGDRVRRLAARSARATLDRRLRLAHELHDLVAHHMSVVTLQAGVAHYVLDSDLDTARRAIATVGDTGREALTELRRLFDVLRVGERGELGPNPGLTDLGCLVDRVRLAGVPVDLEVRGEARPLPAGTDLCAYRVAQESLTNILKHAGRATARVTLDYRGDVLTLGIVNTGGPPPPPRPDHTPDGIRAMRERAELYGGTVTAEPVDGGFAVVLRLPTARSGR, translated from the coding sequence GTGCGATCCCAGCCGATAGCGGTGGACGCGTTGCTCGCCACGGTGGTCGCCGGTCTCTCGACCACGACCGCCGTCACCCGCGGCGTGTCGGACCCGGCCGCCCTCGTCCTCGTCGGGCTCACGGCCGCACCCCTCGCACTGCGGCAGCGCGCGCCCGTGGCCACGATGGGCGTGGCCCTCGGCGCGCTGGGCGCGTGCGCGGTGATCGGGGAAGACCTGGCCGCCGCCGGCGGTTTCGGCGTGCTCGTGGCGATGTTCACCGTCGCGACGCTGCGGCCCCGGCCGGTGGCGGCGGCGGTGTTCGCGGCGACGACGCTCGTGGTGTGGGCGGCGCACCTGCGGCTGTCGGCGGACGGGACGTGGTCGGCGGCGGCGCTGTCGACGGTGGTCGTGCTCACCGCGTGGGTGCTCGGCGAGAGCACGCGGAGCTGGGGCGACCGCGTGCGGCGGCTGGCCGCGCGCTCCGCGCGGGCGACCCTCGACCGTCGGCTGCGCCTCGCGCACGAGCTGCACGACCTGGTGGCGCACCACATGTCCGTGGTGACGCTGCAAGCCGGTGTGGCGCACTACGTCCTGGACAGCGACCTCGACACCGCGCGGCGGGCCATCGCGACCGTCGGCGACACCGGCCGCGAGGCGCTGACGGAGCTGCGGCGGCTGTTCGACGTGTTGCGCGTCGGCGAACGCGGCGAGCTGGGCCCGAACCCCGGCCTGACCGACCTGGGCTGCCTGGTGGACCGCGTCCGGCTGGCGGGAGTCCCCGTGGACCTGGAGGTGCGCGGCGAGGCGCGGCCGTTGCCCGCCGGGACGGACCTGTGCGCGTACCGCGTCGCGCAGGAGTCGTTGACCAACATCCTCAAGCACGCCGGGCGGGCCACCGCGCGCGTGACGCTCGACTACCGCGGCGACGTGCTGACGCTGGGCATCGTCAACACCGGCGGCCCGCCACCGCCGCCGCGGCCCGACCACACCCCGGACGGCATCCGGGCGATGCGGGAACGCGCCGAGCTGTACGGCGGGACCGTGACCGCCGAGCCCGTCGACGGCGGGTTCGCCGTCGTGCTGCGCCTGCCCACCGCGCGGAGCGGCCGATGA
- a CDS encoding GMC family oxidoreductase, producing MSVPETFDDIIVGAGSAGIPLAARLSEDPSRRVALIEAGPDYRTPEETPEDLLDGNQMSLVHHDWRFSADLLPDRRTRYFQGKVAGGSSAVGNTIAIRGMPEDFDEWAAAGNPEWAWSKVLPHFRRIEDDLDFGGEFHGSGGPMPIRRWRSEELTAAQQAFYDGCLATGFPRSVDHNHPTSTGVGPAPSNRRDSRVRVSTASAYLPEARARENLTILSGAVVNRVLLDGGVVRGVEVVTGSATQELRARRVILSAGAVGSPAILLRSGIGPRDDLRRFGIDVRLDLPGVGAGLNDQARTGVFMVPKPGAENFGASVGQIVLRTAAKSTGRANDMYYAMVNHFDLATQFPHLRDAAQAGRVFTVLVVAREPSSRGRVTLASKDPRVAPRIDLNFLSTEHDHRLLADGLRIGWEVAQSPTIRGLAERVVLLDDALVDSDEAVRDYVRATVDPAYNPVGTARMGPADDEMAVVDQRGAVHGVENLYVADASIMPSMVRANINMSVIAIGERVAELLRAG from the coding sequence ATGAGCGTGCCGGAGACGTTCGACGACATCATCGTCGGGGCGGGCAGCGCCGGGATCCCCCTGGCCGCGCGCCTGAGCGAAGACCCGTCCAGGCGGGTCGCCCTGATCGAGGCCGGCCCCGATTACCGCACGCCGGAAGAGACCCCGGAAGACCTGCTCGACGGCAACCAGATGTCCCTGGTGCACCACGACTGGCGGTTTTCCGCCGATTTGCTGCCGGACCGGAGGACCCGCTATTTCCAGGGCAAGGTGGCCGGCGGTTCGTCGGCGGTGGGCAATACGATCGCCATCCGGGGAATGCCCGAGGACTTCGACGAGTGGGCCGCCGCCGGCAACCCCGAGTGGGCGTGGTCGAAGGTGCTGCCGCACTTCCGGCGGATCGAGGACGACCTCGACTTCGGCGGCGAGTTCCACGGCAGCGGCGGCCCGATGCCGATTCGCCGCTGGCGGTCCGAGGAGTTGACGGCCGCGCAGCAGGCGTTCTACGACGGGTGCCTGGCCACCGGCTTCCCCCGGTCGGTCGACCACAACCACCCGACGTCGACCGGTGTCGGCCCCGCGCCGTCCAACCGGCGCGACAGCCGCGTGCGCGTGTCGACCGCGTCGGCGTACCTGCCGGAGGCCCGCGCGCGGGAGAACCTCACGATCCTCTCCGGCGCGGTGGTGAACCGGGTGCTCCTCGACGGCGGCGTCGTGCGGGGCGTCGAGGTGGTCACCGGGTCGGCCACGCAGGAGCTGCGGGCGCGCCGGGTGATCCTCTCGGCGGGCGCGGTCGGCTCGCCGGCGATCCTGCTGCGGTCCGGCATCGGGCCGCGCGACGACCTGCGCCGGTTCGGGATCGACGTGCGGCTGGACCTGCCGGGCGTCGGCGCGGGCCTGAACGACCAGGCGCGCACCGGCGTGTTCATGGTGCCCAAGCCCGGCGCCGAGAACTTCGGCGCGTCGGTGGGGCAGATCGTGCTGCGCACCGCGGCCAAGAGCACCGGGCGCGCCAACGACATGTACTACGCGATGGTCAACCACTTCGACCTGGCCACGCAGTTCCCGCACCTGCGGGACGCCGCGCAGGCCGGGCGCGTGTTCACCGTGCTCGTCGTCGCCCGCGAGCCCAGCTCGCGCGGTCGCGTCACGCTGGCGTCGAAGGACCCGCGCGTCGCGCCGCGCATCGACCTCAACTTCCTCTCCACCGAGCACGACCACCGGTTGCTCGCCGACGGGCTGCGCATCGGGTGGGAGGTGGCGCAGTCGCCGACCATCCGCGGCCTGGCCGAGCGGGTCGTGCTGCTCGACGACGCGCTCGTCGACTCCGACGAGGCCGTGCGCGACTACGTCCGGGCGACGGTGGACCCCGCGTACAACCCGGTCGGCACCGCGCGGATGGGCCCGGCCGACGACGAGATGGCGGTCGTGGACCAGCGCGGCGCGGTGCACGGCGTCGAGAACCTGTACGTGGCGGACGCGTCGATCATGCCGAGCATGGTGCGGGCGAACATCAACATGTCGGTGATCGCGATCGGTGAGCGGGTCGCGGAGCTGCTGCGCGCCGGCTGA
- a CDS encoding methyltransferase: MTAVEDQHGVPVTAPDRAVSPAAIIELVSGFRAAKFLMAATEIGVFEALADAPADLAGLAARTGLTRRAARICADAMVAIGLLVRDGDAYRNSDVAATYLTGSTDVDLRPFIRFSDRISYPAWDGLAHALRHGPRDQITDLDPERQRSFSEGVEALNAGPAAALAARADFTASRRLLDVGGGTGSWSIAVARSHPHLSATVFELPQVVGLARERIAARGLAGRIGVVPGDVLADELPTGHDCCLLANVVHCFSAEDNRRLLAKARRAVEPGARLLLVDYWTDPTHTRPVIAALMAGEFAVNIEHGDVYSSAEARAWLADTGWRFTAQDPIDGAKSVIVAEAV, encoded by the coding sequence ATGACAGCAGTGGAGGACCAGCACGGGGTACCGGTGACCGCGCCCGACCGGGCCGTCTCCCCGGCGGCGATCATTGAGCTGGTGAGCGGGTTCCGGGCGGCCAAGTTCCTGATGGCGGCCACCGAGATCGGCGTGTTCGAGGCGCTCGCCGACGCGCCCGCGGACCTCGCCGGGCTCGCCGCCCGCACCGGGCTCACCCGGCGGGCGGCCCGGATCTGCGCGGACGCGATGGTCGCGATCGGGCTGCTCGTCCGCGACGGCGACGCCTACCGCAACAGCGACGTCGCGGCCACCTACCTGACCGGGTCGACCGACGTGGACCTGCGCCCGTTCATCCGGTTCTCGGACCGCATCAGCTACCCGGCGTGGGACGGCCTCGCGCACGCGCTGCGGCACGGCCCGAGGGACCAGATCACCGACCTGGACCCGGAGCGGCAGCGCAGCTTCTCCGAGGGCGTCGAGGCGCTGAACGCCGGACCGGCCGCCGCGCTGGCCGCGCGCGCCGACTTCACCGCGAGCCGCCGGCTGCTCGACGTCGGCGGCGGCACCGGCTCGTGGTCCATCGCGGTCGCGCGGAGCCACCCGCACCTGAGCGCGACGGTGTTCGAGCTGCCGCAGGTGGTCGGCCTCGCGCGGGAGCGGATCGCCGCGCGGGGGCTGGCCGGGCGGATCGGGGTGGTGCCCGGCGACGTCCTGGCGGACGAACTGCCCACCGGGCACGACTGCTGCCTGCTGGCCAACGTGGTGCACTGCTTCTCGGCGGAGGACAACCGGCGGCTGCTGGCCAAGGCGCGCCGGGCGGTGGAGCCGGGCGCGCGGCTGCTGCTCGTCGACTACTGGACCGATCCGACGCACACCCGACCGGTGATCGCCGCCCTGATGGCCGGCGAGTTCGCGGTCAACATCGAGCACGGCGACGTGTACAGCTCGGCCGAGGCCCGCGCGTGGTTGGCCGACACGGGGTGGCGGTTCACCGCCCAGGACCCGATCGACGGCGCGAAGTCGGTGATCGTCGCCGAAGCGGTGTGA
- a CDS encoding M36 family metallopeptidase codes for MRKRAFRRAVAFAATGALALGPVVPWTASADPRDGGAPAGARTGAPPIGAPPAGEVSPAQGDTPGSRLDVDHRPGAARPTDRQRALAGERSATVRWNRYGAPATVIPRAGSRTRVEGDPVAVARAYLTANRDVFGLARHTVDAMDVLVDRPMGQGSYVLLRQRFGSTPAILDGLAAFGVRDGAVVFLSSTLSPTRADPEPATLSPDQALAGLGPAARVALGAVPMPDGPARLAYQVVQVGAETGATSYVDARTGELLVREDLVDHHSDGDHPEWEVFPANPPADYSSRDNRVRWCLERVRGCERTVRTADRGLAWDLDPVAGDASRTSSGNSGRTTEKWDDLASGTVGTRTSAARPDRRYAYPWTNQWHEERCDPAVFASARQNDVDAALANLFAMHNRMHDWSYHLGFTEETWNMQADNGDRGGLGGDAERGNAQAGGRVGGAPPTFPSRNNANQITPPDGVPPTTNMYLWQPTPAGFYAPCVDGDYDMSVIGHEYGHAISGRLIAGPDSGWSGAQGGALNESHSDLFAAEYLFEHGFRPRGDTRYVIAGYATGDAEAGIRNYDMSRSPLNYSNIAYDLVGQQVHADGEIWTATSFDLRRAMIDKYGLGTAEAQRACADGERPVERCPGNRRWVQQAFDALLLSASGAVSYVDLRDATLAANEVRFGGADVPELWRAFARRGLGRDAASDGPDDADPTPSFASPHARNATVRLAAPAGARLYVGAYEARSRPVADTDPATPLPDAVEVVPGDYDFVVVADGYGSSRTRRAVRADRDTAVQPSTTPNLASRARGATASGDGVNLTALIDDTEATNWASIGSPVAGRGVTVDLAGDRPQVVRRVQVSALLRPAVEPDADPGPQNRFTALRRFEVLACDATAGSSCADPADFRVAYTSPADAFPADVPRPTAPDLTTRRFPIPPTRATHLRIRVVGNQCTDGPDYAGSRHDDPRSTSDCATGNPVVARTVRIAEFQAFRY; via the coding sequence ATGCGGAAACGGGCTTTCCGGCGGGCCGTGGCGTTCGCCGCGACAGGTGCGCTGGCCCTCGGTCCGGTGGTGCCGTGGACGGCGTCCGCCGACCCGCGCGACGGCGGCGCGCCCGCCGGGGCGCGCACCGGAGCGCCGCCCATCGGCGCGCCGCCCGCCGGCGAGGTCTCCCCCGCGCAGGGCGACACCCCCGGCAGCCGGCTCGACGTCGACCACCGGCCCGGCGCGGCACGGCCCACCGACCGGCAGCGGGCGCTCGCGGGCGAGCGCTCCGCGACCGTGCGGTGGAACCGGTACGGCGCGCCCGCCACGGTGATCCCCCGCGCCGGGTCGCGCACCCGCGTCGAAGGCGACCCGGTGGCGGTGGCCCGCGCCTACCTGACCGCCAACCGCGACGTGTTCGGCCTGGCGCGGCACACCGTCGACGCGATGGACGTGCTGGTGGACCGCCCGATGGGCCAGGGCTCGTACGTCCTGCTGCGCCAGCGGTTCGGGTCGACGCCCGCGATCCTGGACGGGCTCGCGGCGTTCGGCGTCCGCGACGGCGCGGTGGTGTTCCTCAGCTCGACGCTGAGCCCCACGCGGGCCGACCCGGAGCCCGCGACCCTGTCACCGGACCAGGCCCTCGCCGGTCTCGGCCCGGCCGCGCGGGTCGCGCTCGGCGCGGTGCCGATGCCGGACGGCCCCGCGCGGCTCGCCTACCAGGTCGTCCAGGTGGGCGCGGAGACCGGCGCCACCAGCTACGTGGACGCCCGCACCGGCGAGCTGCTGGTGCGCGAGGACCTGGTGGACCACCACTCCGACGGTGACCACCCCGAGTGGGAGGTGTTCCCGGCCAACCCGCCCGCCGACTACTCCTCGCGCGACAACCGCGTCCGGTGGTGCCTGGAGCGGGTGCGCGGCTGCGAGCGGACCGTGCGCACGGCGGACCGGGGCCTCGCCTGGGACCTCGACCCCGTCGCGGGCGACGCGAGCCGCACGTCGTCCGGCAACTCCGGCCGGACCACCGAGAAGTGGGACGACCTGGCCTCCGGCACGGTCGGTACGCGCACCTCGGCGGCCAGGCCGGACCGCCGCTACGCCTACCCGTGGACCAACCAGTGGCACGAGGAGCGCTGCGACCCGGCGGTCTTCGCCTCCGCGCGGCAGAACGACGTCGACGCGGCGCTGGCCAACCTGTTCGCCATGCACAACCGGATGCACGACTGGTCGTACCACCTCGGCTTCACCGAGGAGACCTGGAACATGCAGGCCGACAACGGCGACCGCGGCGGCCTCGGCGGTGACGCCGAGCGCGGCAACGCCCAGGCGGGCGGCCGGGTGGGCGGCGCGCCGCCGACGTTCCCGTCCCGCAACAACGCCAACCAGATCACGCCGCCCGACGGCGTGCCGCCGACGACCAACATGTACCTGTGGCAGCCGACGCCCGCCGGGTTCTACGCGCCGTGCGTGGACGGCGACTACGACATGTCCGTGATCGGCCACGAGTACGGGCACGCCATCAGCGGCCGGTTGATCGCCGGGCCGGACAGCGGCTGGTCCGGCGCGCAGGGCGGGGCGCTGAACGAGTCGCACTCCGACCTGTTCGCCGCGGAGTACCTGTTCGAGCACGGTTTCCGGCCACGCGGCGACACGCGCTACGTGATCGCCGGCTACGCCACCGGCGACGCGGAGGCGGGCATCCGCAACTACGACATGAGCCGCAGCCCGCTCAACTACAGCAACATCGCCTACGACCTCGTGGGGCAGCAGGTGCACGCGGACGGCGAGATCTGGACCGCGACGAGCTTCGACCTCCGCCGGGCGATGATCGACAAGTACGGCCTCGGCACCGCCGAGGCGCAGCGGGCGTGCGCGGACGGCGAGCGGCCCGTCGAGCGGTGCCCCGGCAACCGGCGGTGGGTGCAGCAGGCGTTCGACGCGCTGCTGCTCAGCGCGTCCGGCGCGGTCAGCTACGTCGACCTGCGGGACGCCACGCTGGCCGCGAACGAAGTCCGGTTCGGCGGCGCGGACGTGCCCGAGCTGTGGCGCGCGTTCGCCCGGCGCGGTCTCGGGCGCGACGCGGCGAGCGACGGACCCGACGACGCCGACCCGACGCCGAGCTTCGCCTCGCCGCACGCGCGCAACGCGACGGTGCGGCTGGCGGCGCCGGCCGGCGCGCGGCTGTACGTCGGCGCCTACGAGGCGCGCAGCCGCCCGGTGGCCGACACCGACCCGGCGACGCCGCTGCCCGACGCGGTGGAGGTCGTGCCGGGCGACTACGACTTCGTCGTGGTGGCGGACGGCTACGGCAGCAGCAGGACCCGGCGCGCGGTCCGCGCGGACCGCGACACCGCGGTCCAGCCGTCGACCACACCCAACCTCGCCTCCCGCGCCCGGGGCGCGACCGCCTCCGGCGACGGCGTGAACCTGACCGCGCTGATCGACGACACCGAGGCCACGAACTGGGCGTCGATCGGCTCCCCGGTCGCGGGCAGGGGCGTCACGGTGGACCTCGCGGGCGACCGGCCGCAGGTCGTCCGCCGGGTGCAGGTGAGTGCCCTGCTGCGGCCGGCGGTCGAGCCGGACGCCGATCCCGGCCCGCAGAACCGGTTCACCGCGCTGCGGCGGTTCGAGGTGCTGGCGTGCGACGCCACGGCCGGCTCGTCGTGCGCCGACCCGGCGGACTTCCGCGTCGCGTACACCAGCCCGGCCGACGCCTTCCCCGCCGACGTGCCGCGCCCCACCGCGCCGGACCTCACCACGCGCCGGTTCCCGATACCGCCCACGCGCGCCACCCACCTGCGGATCCGGGTGGTGGGCAACCAGTGCACGGACGGACCGGACTACGCCGGCTCGCGGCACGACGACCCCCGGTCGACCAGCGACTGCGCCACCGGCAACCCGGTGGTGGCGCGGACCGTCCGGATCGCCGAGTTCCAGGCGTTCCGGTACTGA
- a CDS encoding alpha/beta fold hydrolase, whose amino-acid sequence MAERVVEAGDIRLWSEESGDPAGPPVLLVMGANASAVGWPDEFVALLVAGGCRVVRYDHRDTGRSTVVPPETADYDLGDLAADAVAVLDAHGVDAAHVVGLSMGGLIGQLLAVDHADRLRSLTLALTGALDMGTTDEPRSDQGERLERLIALAEPAADAESEVERRVAVWRELHGAVLPFDAAEYRRLEERAIAHAGTIVPPTGHVRLASTPVPRGADDLRTATTPTLVVAGTEDPFYPPGFGRHLAGLLPDARLLEVPGLGHALPSAVHGVVADAILDHVRSHP is encoded by the coding sequence GTGGCGGAACGCGTGGTCGAGGCGGGGGACATCCGGCTCTGGAGCGAGGAGTCGGGCGACCCGGCGGGTCCGCCGGTCCTGCTGGTGATGGGCGCCAACGCGTCGGCGGTGGGCTGGCCCGACGAGTTCGTCGCGCTGCTGGTGGCCGGCGGGTGCCGGGTCGTCCGGTACGACCACCGCGACACCGGGCGGTCCACGGTGGTGCCGCCCGAGACCGCCGACTACGACCTCGGCGACCTCGCCGCGGACGCGGTCGCGGTGCTGGACGCGCACGGCGTCGACGCGGCGCACGTGGTGGGCCTGTCGATGGGCGGGCTGATCGGCCAGCTGCTGGCCGTCGACCACGCCGACCGCCTGCGCTCGCTCACGCTCGCCCTGACCGGCGCGCTCGACATGGGCACGACGGACGAGCCGAGGTCCGACCAGGGCGAGCGCCTGGAGCGGCTGATCGCGCTGGCCGAGCCGGCCGCCGACGCGGAGTCCGAGGTGGAGCGCCGGGTCGCGGTGTGGCGCGAGCTGCACGGCGCCGTGCTGCCGTTCGACGCGGCGGAGTACCGGCGGCTGGAGGAGCGCGCCATCGCGCACGCCGGCACGATCGTCCCGCCCACCGGCCACGTGCGGCTGGCGTCCACGCCCGTGCCGCGCGGCGCGGACGACCTGCGCACGGCGACCACGCCGACCCTGGTCGTGGCGGGCACCGAGGACCCGTTCTACCCGCCGGGTTTCGGCCGCCACCTGGCCGGCCTGCTGCCCGACGCGCGGCTGCTGGAGGTGCCCGGCCTCGGGCACGCCCTGCCCTCCGCCGTGCACGGTGTCGTGGCGGACGCGATCCTCGACCACGTCCGCAGCCACCCCTGA